A region from the Lemur catta isolate mLemCat1 chromosome 7, mLemCat1.pri, whole genome shotgun sequence genome encodes:
- the LOC123641486 gene encoding histone H4 transcription factor isoform X3, giving the protein MRNHVNHYKCPLCDMTCPLPSSLRNHMRFRHSEDRPFKCDCCDYSCKNLIDLQKHLDTHSKEPAYRCDFESCSFSARSLCSIKSHYRKVHEGDSEPRYKCHVCDKCFTRGNNLTVHLRKKHQFKWPSGHPRFRYKEHEDGYMRLQLVRYESVELTQQLLRQPQEESGLGASLNESSLQGIILETVPGEPGPKEEVEEEEGGGSERTALSASQDNSSPVIHVMNQTNAQGQQEIVYYVLSEAPGEPPGAPESPSGGIME; this is encoded by the exons ATGCGCAACCATG TGAATCACTATAAGTGCCCTCTGTGTGACATGACCTGCCCGCTGCCTTCCTCCCTCCGCAACCACATGCGCTTTCGCCACAGTGAGGACCGCCCCTTTAAATGTGACTGTTGTGACTATAG CTGCAAGAATCTGATCGACCTCCAGAAGCACCTGGATACCCACAGCAAGGAGCCAGCCTACAGGTGTGATTTCGAGAGCTGCAGCTTCAGTGCCCGATCCCTCTGCTCTATCAAGTCCCATTACCGCAAAGTGCATGAA GGAGACTCAGAGCCAAGGTACAAATGTCATGTGTGTGACAAATGCTTCACACGGGGCAACAACCTCACTGTGCACCTTCGCAAGAAGCACCAGTTCAAGTGGCCCTCAGGGCACCCCCGTTTTCG GTATAAGGAGCATGAAGACGGCTACATGCGGCTGCAACTCGTTCGCTATGAGAGTGTAGAGCTGACACAGCAACTACTGCGGCAACCACAAGAGGAATCCGGCCTGGGAGCATCACTGAATGAGAGCAGCCTGCAAGGCATCATTCTAGAAACAGTGCCAGGGGAGCCAGGACCTAAGGAAGAGGTGGAAGAAGAAGAGGGTGGGGGCAGTGAGAGGACAGCCCTGTCAGCCTCTCAGGACAACTCCAGCCCTGTTATCCATGTGATGAATCAGACCAACGCTCAAGGCCAGCAAGAGATTGTCTACTATGTGCTGTCTGAAGCCCCAGGAGAGCCCCCTGGAGCCCCTGAGTCACCCTCAGGGGGCATCATGGAATAG